Within the Candidatus Alcyoniella australis genome, the region AATTGCGTGGGGCGCGCCGCGGTGAAGGTCGAGTTCGAGGATCCGGCCGGGGATCTCGACGCGCTTGTTGTGCGTCTGAATGCGGCTGTGCAATCAAGCGAGTTTCCCCGCAGCCAGGGCGAGTATTGCGCTCAATGCCGCCAACGACGGCTGTGCCTGCCCGGGAGCAGCGCTTGACACCATCGGGCCCGTTACCATAATTTGCGATTGATTAATCAATCGGGCCCTGCCCATTAAGCGGTATTTCGATGGTAAATGAGGCGACGGACAAGCGAAGTGTGATCATGGCAGCGGCGATCAAGACCTTCGCCCAGAAGGGTTATCACGGCACGCGCGTTTCAGATATAGCCAAAGAGGCGGGCGTAGCCTACGGCTTGGTCTACCACTATTTCGAAAATAAAGAACAGCTGCTGAACTCGATCTTCCACGACAATTGGCAGGTCTTCCTACGCGCGTTGCAGCAGATCTGCCTGTTGGAGAAGCATCCGTTTCAGGAACGGGTGCAGAACCTGGTTGGGTTCCTGCTCGACACCTACGAGCACAACCCGGAGCTACTCAAAGTGCTGATCGTCGAGGTGACGCGCTCCAACCGATTTCAGGAGACCGGCAGCCTGCAAATGTTCCGCGAGGCGTTCGATACGGTCGCCAAGATGATCCGCCGCGCTCAGAAGAGCGGAGAGGCGCGCAAGGATATCGACGCGCGGCTGTCTGCCTTCGTGTTGCTGGGATGCATCGATACCGTGCTCAGCGCAATGGTCGTCGGCGTGTCGACCTTCGGCCACAAGGACACCGAGCAGCTCAAGCTGGCGATTGCCAACTACGCTCTGGGCGGACTCACGGCGCGCCCCTGAGTTTAGGCCACTACCGGCCCCGCCTTCAGCACTTCACACAGCAGCGGATGGAGCCGATAGCGTTCGCTGCCATCGGCGGTCAGGGTTTGGACCAGCCC harbors:
- a CDS encoding TetR/AcrR family transcriptional regulator, which translates into the protein MVNEATDKRSVIMAAAIKTFAQKGYHGTRVSDIAKEAGVAYGLVYHYFENKEQLLNSIFHDNWQVFLRALQQICLLEKHPFQERVQNLVGFLLDTYEHNPELLKVLIVEVTRSNRFQETGSLQMFREAFDTVAKMIRRAQKSGEARKDIDARLSAFVLLGCIDTVLSAMVVGVSTFGHKDTEQLKLAIANYALGGLTARP